From a region of the Arachis ipaensis cultivar K30076 chromosome B09, Araip1.1, whole genome shotgun sequence genome:
- the LOC107618433 gene encoding alkaline/neutral invertase A, mitochondrial isoform X2, giving the protein MNTIAIIRNSATKSSRRVLIGSSTTSSSLASPHPKCHRTLLTTANHFRIGSAKNFLYLPFSSLFHFRINSWQLGLVIKPDEDFSSIARVAYSLSVRNFSTSVENRVNNTNFERIYVQGGVNLKPHVVERVDEEEKSVPTIEKNSEGFVSVSVVEKARVEDSEAEREAWRLLKGAVVSYCGNPVGTVAANDPGDKTPLNYDQVFIRDFVPSALAFLLGGESEIVKNFLLHTLQLQSWEKTVDCYSPGQGLMPASFKVRTVALDGDNLEEVLDPDFGESAIGRVAPVDSGLWWIILLRAYGKLTGDYSLQERVDVQTGLKMILNLCLTDGFDMFPSLLVTDGSCMIDRRMGIHGHPLEIQALFYSALRCSREMLAANEGSSNLIRAINNRLSALSFHIREYYWVDMKKINEIYRYKTEEYSMDATNKFNIYPEQIPLWLMDWIPEEGGYLIGNLQPAHMDFRFFTLGNLWSIVSSLGTPRQNEAILNLIEAKWDDLGSHMPLKICYPALDNEEWRIITGSDPKNTPWSYHNGGSWPTLLWQFTLACIKMGRIELAKKAVALAEKRLPIDLWPEYYDTRTGKFIGKQSRLYQTWTISGFLTSKMLLKKPEMASMLFWEEDYELLEICVCALNKSGRRKCSRGAARSQILV; this is encoded by the exons ATGAACACAATTGCCATCATTCGCAATTCTGCTACCAAATCCTCTCGCAGGGTTCTCATTGGTTCTTCTACGACTTCATCTTCTTTGGCTTCCCCTCATCCAAAATGTCACCGCACTCTTCTCACCACTGCGAACCATTTCCGAATTGGTAGTGCCAAGAATTTTCTTTACTTACCGTTTTCGAGTCTTTTCCATTTCAGGATTAATTCATGGCAATTAGGATTAGTAATCAAACCAGATGAGGATTTTTCAAGCATTGCCAGAGTTGCATACTCATTGAGTGTTCGGAATTTCTCAACTTCAGTTGAAAACCGCGTAAATAACACCAATTTCGAGAGGATTTATGTGCAGGGTGGCGTGAATTTGAAGCCACATGTGGTGGAGAGAGTTGATGAGGAAGAGAAGAGTGTTCCCACCATAGAGAAGAATTCGGAGGGTTTTGTGAGTGTGAGTGTGGTGGAAAAGGCGAGAGTTGAGGACAGTGAAGCGGAGAGAGAAGCATGGAGGCTATTGAAGGGTGCTGTTGTGAGTTATTGTGGGAACCCTGTGGGGACTGTGGCTGCTAATGATCCTGGTGACAAGACGCCATTGAATTACGATCAGGTCTTCATTCGGGATTTCGTTCCTTCTGCTCTCGCTTTCTTGCTTGGAGGCGAAAGCGAGATTGTCAAGAACTTTCTTCTTCATACCTTGCAATTGCAG AGTTGGGAGAAAACAGTAGATTGCTACAGTCCAGGGCAGGGCTTGATGCCTGCTAGTTTCAAAGTTAGAACTGTAGCTCTTGATGGAGATAATCTTGAAGAAGTTTTAGACCCTGATTTCGGGGAATCAGCAATTGGTCGTGTTGCACCTGTAGATTCAG GACTGTGGTGGATCATCTTGTTGCGGGCTTATGGGAAGCTCACTGGTGACTATAGCTTGCAAGAAAGGGTGGATGTTCAGACTGGCTTAAAAATGATCCTTAACTTGTGTTTAACTGATGGTTTCGATATGTTTCCTTCTCTCCTAGTCACTGATGGATCTTGTATGATAGACAGGCGGATGGGGATTCATGGCCACCCCCTTGAGATCCAA GCCTTATTTTACTCAGCTCTTCGCTGCTCCCGTGAGATGCTCGCTGCAAATGAGGGAAGCTCTAATCTGATTAGAGCCATTAACAATCGACTCAGCGCACTGTCATTCCACATTAGAGAATATTATTGGGTGGATATGAAAAAGATCAACGAAATATATAGGTACAAAACCGAAGAGTACTCCATGGATGCAACCAACAAGTTCAACATCTATCCAGAACAAATTCCATTGTGGTTAATGGATTGGATTCCAGAAGAAGGTGGATATCTGATTGGGAATCTGCAGCCAGCTCACATGGATTTCAGGTTTTTCACGCTTGGAAATCTTTGGTCTATTGTTTCATCTTTGGGTACCCCTAGACAGAATGAAGCTATTTTGAATCTGATAGAAGCAAAGTGGGATGATCTTGGCAGTCATATGCCTCTTAAGATATGCTATCCTGCGTTGGATAATGAAGAGTGGCGGATAATAACTGGCAGTGACCCTAAGAACAC TCCTTGGTCATATCACAACGGTGGATCTTGGCCAACTCTTCTGTGGCAG TTCACTTTGGCATGCATCAAAATGGGGAGAATCGAGCTAGCCAAGAAGGCTGTCGCATTGGCCGAGAAAAGGCTTCCCATTGATTTGTGGCCAGAATACTATGATACACGAACTGGAAAATTTATTGGAAAACAATCACGGCTGTATCAAACATGGACAATCTCCGGGTTCCTTACATCTAAGATGCTTTTGAAGAAGCCTGAGATGGCATCGATGTTATTCTGGGAGGAGGATTATGAACTACTTGAGATATGTGTTTGTGCACTAAATAAGAGTGGAAGGAGGAAATGCTCCCGTGGTGCTGCCAGGTCACAGATTCTTGTGTGA
- the LOC107618433 gene encoding alkaline/neutral invertase A, mitochondrial isoform X1: MNTIAIIRNSATKSSRRVLIGSSTTSSSLASPHPKCHRTLLTTANHFRIGSAKNFLYLPFSSLFHFRINSWQLGLVIKPDEDFSSIARVAYSLSVRNFSTSVENRVNNTNFERIYVQGGVNLKPHVVERVDEEEKSVPTIEKNSEGFVSVSVVEKARVEDSEAEREAWRLLKGAVVSYCGNPVGTVAANDPGDKTPLNYDQVFIRDFVPSALAFLLGGESEIVKNFLLHTLQLQSWEKTVDCYSPGQGLMPASFKVRTVALDGDNLEEVLDPDFGESAIGRVAPVDSGLWWIILLRAYGKLTGDYSLQERVDVQTGLKMILNLCLTDGFDMFPSLLVTDGSCMIDRRMGIHGHPLEIQLQALFYSALRCSREMLAANEGSSNLIRAINNRLSALSFHIREYYWVDMKKINEIYRYKTEEYSMDATNKFNIYPEQIPLWLMDWIPEEGGYLIGNLQPAHMDFRFFTLGNLWSIVSSLGTPRQNEAILNLIEAKWDDLGSHMPLKICYPALDNEEWRIITGSDPKNTPWSYHNGGSWPTLLWQFTLACIKMGRIELAKKAVALAEKRLPIDLWPEYYDTRTGKFIGKQSRLYQTWTISGFLTSKMLLKKPEMASMLFWEEDYELLEICVCALNKSGRRKCSRGAARSQILV; the protein is encoded by the exons ATGAACACAATTGCCATCATTCGCAATTCTGCTACCAAATCCTCTCGCAGGGTTCTCATTGGTTCTTCTACGACTTCATCTTCTTTGGCTTCCCCTCATCCAAAATGTCACCGCACTCTTCTCACCACTGCGAACCATTTCCGAATTGGTAGTGCCAAGAATTTTCTTTACTTACCGTTTTCGAGTCTTTTCCATTTCAGGATTAATTCATGGCAATTAGGATTAGTAATCAAACCAGATGAGGATTTTTCAAGCATTGCCAGAGTTGCATACTCATTGAGTGTTCGGAATTTCTCAACTTCAGTTGAAAACCGCGTAAATAACACCAATTTCGAGAGGATTTATGTGCAGGGTGGCGTGAATTTGAAGCCACATGTGGTGGAGAGAGTTGATGAGGAAGAGAAGAGTGTTCCCACCATAGAGAAGAATTCGGAGGGTTTTGTGAGTGTGAGTGTGGTGGAAAAGGCGAGAGTTGAGGACAGTGAAGCGGAGAGAGAAGCATGGAGGCTATTGAAGGGTGCTGTTGTGAGTTATTGTGGGAACCCTGTGGGGACTGTGGCTGCTAATGATCCTGGTGACAAGACGCCATTGAATTACGATCAGGTCTTCATTCGGGATTTCGTTCCTTCTGCTCTCGCTTTCTTGCTTGGAGGCGAAAGCGAGATTGTCAAGAACTTTCTTCTTCATACCTTGCAATTGCAG AGTTGGGAGAAAACAGTAGATTGCTACAGTCCAGGGCAGGGCTTGATGCCTGCTAGTTTCAAAGTTAGAACTGTAGCTCTTGATGGAGATAATCTTGAAGAAGTTTTAGACCCTGATTTCGGGGAATCAGCAATTGGTCGTGTTGCACCTGTAGATTCAG GACTGTGGTGGATCATCTTGTTGCGGGCTTATGGGAAGCTCACTGGTGACTATAGCTTGCAAGAAAGGGTGGATGTTCAGACTGGCTTAAAAATGATCCTTAACTTGTGTTTAACTGATGGTTTCGATATGTTTCCTTCTCTCCTAGTCACTGATGGATCTTGTATGATAGACAGGCGGATGGGGATTCATGGCCACCCCCTTGAGATCCAA TTACAGGCCTTATTTTACTCAGCTCTTCGCTGCTCCCGTGAGATGCTCGCTGCAAATGAGGGAAGCTCTAATCTGATTAGAGCCATTAACAATCGACTCAGCGCACTGTCATTCCACATTAGAGAATATTATTGGGTGGATATGAAAAAGATCAACGAAATATATAGGTACAAAACCGAAGAGTACTCCATGGATGCAACCAACAAGTTCAACATCTATCCAGAACAAATTCCATTGTGGTTAATGGATTGGATTCCAGAAGAAGGTGGATATCTGATTGGGAATCTGCAGCCAGCTCACATGGATTTCAGGTTTTTCACGCTTGGAAATCTTTGGTCTATTGTTTCATCTTTGGGTACCCCTAGACAGAATGAAGCTATTTTGAATCTGATAGAAGCAAAGTGGGATGATCTTGGCAGTCATATGCCTCTTAAGATATGCTATCCTGCGTTGGATAATGAAGAGTGGCGGATAATAACTGGCAGTGACCCTAAGAACAC TCCTTGGTCATATCACAACGGTGGATCTTGGCCAACTCTTCTGTGGCAG TTCACTTTGGCATGCATCAAAATGGGGAGAATCGAGCTAGCCAAGAAGGCTGTCGCATTGGCCGAGAAAAGGCTTCCCATTGATTTGTGGCCAGAATACTATGATACACGAACTGGAAAATTTATTGGAAAACAATCACGGCTGTATCAAACATGGACAATCTCCGGGTTCCTTACATCTAAGATGCTTTTGAAGAAGCCTGAGATGGCATCGATGTTATTCTGGGAGGAGGATTATGAACTACTTGAGATATGTGTTTGTGCACTAAATAAGAGTGGAAGGAGGAAATGCTCCCGTGGTGCTGCCAGGTCACAGATTCTTGTGTGA
- the LOC107618988 gene encoding Golgi apparatus membrane protein-like protein ECHIDNA: MDPNQPVTENYANPKTCFFHVLFKAAALAFYILSALFIDNFVIIFVVTVLLAALDFWVVKNVSGRILVGLRWWNEINDLGESVWKFECLDQESLARMNKKDSWLFWWTLYLTAVAWIVLGIFSLIRLQADYLLVIGVCVTLSVANIVGFTKCKKDAKKQFQQFASQTLASRFSSTLSSAFSVV; the protein is encoded by the exons ATGGATCCCAACCAG CCTGTAACTGAAAACTACGCCAATCCGAAGACATGCTTCTTTCACGTTCTCTTCAAG GCTGCAGCATTGGCATTTTACATACTCTCGGCCCTCTTTATTGATAACTTTGTCATCATTTTTGTGGTGACTGTCCTTCTTGCTGCCCTTGATTTCTGGGTAGTAAAAAATGTGAGTGGGCGGATTTTGGTTGGTTTGAGATGGTGGAATGAAATAAATGATCTGGGTGAGAGTGTTTGGAAATTTGAATGTCTTGACCAAGAG TCATTGGCTCGGATGAACAAGAAAGATTCGTGGCTTTTCTGGTGGACCCTTTATCTTACA GCAGTTGCATGGATTGTGTTGGGAATCTTCTCACTTATAAGGCTTCAAGCTGATTATCTCCTTGTCATAGGAGTTTGTGTGACTTTGAGCGTTGCAAATATTGTTGGTTTTACCAAATGCAAAAAAG ATGCCAAGAAGCAGTTTCAACAATTTGCTTCTCAGACCCTTGCCTCTCGGTTCTCGTCTACATTATCGTCAGCATTCAGTGTTGTTTGA